A section of the Carya illinoinensis cultivar Pawnee chromosome 12, C.illinoinensisPawnee_v1, whole genome shotgun sequence genome encodes:
- the LOC122290512 gene encoding bifunctional dTDP-4-dehydrorhamnose 3,5-epimerase/dTDP-4-dehydrorhamnose reductase, translated as MGFPANGASATEKPYKFLIYGRTGWIGGLLGRLCEAQGIDFTYGSGRLEDRASLEADLAAIKPTHVFNAAGVTGRPNVDWCESHKVETIRTNVVGTLTLADVCREKGLVLINYATGCIFEYDSGHPLGSGVGFKEEDTPNFVGSFYSKTKAMVEELLKNYENVCTLRVRMPISSDLSNPRNFITKITRYEKVVNIPNSMTILDELLPISIEMGKRNLTGIWNFTNPGAVSHNEILEMYREYIDTNFTWKNFNLEEQAKVIIAPRSNNELDASKLKAEFPELLSIKESLIKYVFKPNQKTAGA; from the exons ATGGGTTTCCCAGCCAACGGAGCCTCGGCAACCGAAAAACCGTACAAGTTCCTGATCTATGGTCGCACCGGCTGGATCGGCGGGCTGCTGGGGAGGCTCTGCGAGGCCCAGGGCATCGACTTCACCTACGGCTCCGGACGCCTGGAGGACCGCGCGTCGCTCGAGGCGGACTTGGCGGCCATCAAGCCGACCCACGTCTTTAATGCCGCCGGCGTCACCGGCCGGCCCAACGTTGACTGGTGCGAGTCCCACAAGGTCGAGACCATCCGGACCAACGTGGTCGGGACCCTCACCTTGGCCGACGTTTGCAGAGAGAAGGGCCTCGTCTTGATCAACTACGCCACCGGGTGTATATTCGAGTACGATTCTGGCCACCCCCTTGGCTCCGGCGTTGGGTTTAAGGAGGAGGACACTCCTAACTTCGTCGGATCGTTCTATTCCAAGACCAAGGCCATG GTGGAAGAACTTCTCAAGAACTATGAGAATGTCTGTACATTGCGCGTCAGAATGCCCATCTCGTCGGACTTGTCCAACCCTCGGAACTTCATTACAAAGATCACTAGGTATGAGAAGGTAGTGAACATACCAAACTCAATGACAATCTTGGATGAACTACTCCCAATCTCCATTGAAATGGGAAAGAGAAATCTCACTGGAATATGGAACTTCACAAATCCTGGCGCGGTCAGCCACAATGAGATATTAGAGATGTATAGGGAATACATTGACACCAACTTCACATGGAAGAACTTTAATCTTGAGGAGCAGGCAAAGGTGATCATTGCCCCAAGGAGCAACAATGAGCTCGATGCCTCCAAATTGAAGGCAGAATTCCCTGAACTCTTATCCATCAAGGAGTCACTCATTAAGTACGTATTCAAGCCAAATCAGAAGACTGCTGGAGCCTAG
- the LOC122289386 gene encoding uncharacterized protein LOC122289386 produces the protein MALVQRYGKPYIFLTMTCNPNWKEISTQLLPHEETQNRPDLIARIFRAKLEDLKYELFKREIFGKISAYVYVIEHQKRGLPHAHFLIILRQDWKLYAPESFDEIVSAELPDKDNNLHLYTAVVKHMMHGPCGVLNPTNVCMKKNGCCKNNYPKQFVSNTVVENDCFPIYKRCNNGRTAKIRGHDLDNRWVVPYNPYLLAMFDCHINVEICSTIKAVKYLYKYIYKGHDRVAFNLVSKQSTQQIDEIERFQSARWITPPEAMWRIFGFIINEVHPAVYSLHLHLENQHQVTFRAHENLTNVINSDFSAKSMLTEFFATNQVDQNARKLLYKEFPEFYVWSQQYKMWTIRKKQVVIGRIVTANPFEGERYYLRMLLNHIRGPLSFDHLKTVNGILAPTFREAATMYGLLQRDDSLEECLYEASLYQMPFSLRRLFATILVYCNPTNPRDLWERFEQDMSADFQLVESSSSTVRTETLRSISTIFESMGRNINSFHLIDQNIDFDQDEFLFREIDDELAVPIPEEDLHASTLLNCEQQNAYNSILQKVLSNEPAMFFIDGPGGTGKTFLYKALLATTRTKQLIALATASSGVAASILPGGRTAHSRFKIPLDTNKNLTCSVSKQSGLARLLQKVKLIIWDEAPMSRKESIEALDKMLKDINDSELSFGGKVIVFGGDFRQILPVVPKGTRQQQIDASLVSSYLWPKLTKILLTENMRARLDPDFSKYILDLGNG, from the coding sequence ATGGCTTTAGTTCAACGATATGGcaaaccatatatttttttgacaatGACATGCAATCCAAATTGGAAAGAGATCTCAACTCAATTGTTACCACATGAGGAAACCCAAAATCGACCTGACTTAATTGCTCGAATTTTTAGAGCAAAATTAGAGGATCTGAAGTATGAATTATTCAAACGagaaatatttggaaaaatctcagcatatgtttatgttattgagCACCAAAAAAGAGGACTTCCACATGCCCATTTCCTAATTATATTGCGTCAAGATTGGAAATTATACGCACCAGAATCTTTTGATGAGATAGTATCTGCTGAATTACCTGACAAAGACAACAACTTACATCTCTATACAGCTGTTGTTAAGCATATGATGCATGGCCCATGTGGAGTTCTAAATCCAAcaaatgtatgcatgaaaaaaaatggttgttgcaAAAATAATTACCCAAAACAGTTTGTCTCAAACACTGTTGTTGAAAATGATTGCTTCCCAATATACAAACGCTGCAACAATGGAAGAACAGCCAAAATCAGAGGACATGATTTAGATAATCGTTGGGTTGTTCCATATAACCCTTATTTACTTGCAATGTTTGACTGCCATATTAATGTTGAGATATGTTCTACAATAAAAGCTGTCAAGTATCTTTACAAATACATTTATAAAGGCCATGATCGTGTTGCCTTCAATCTGGTTTCTAAACAAAGCACTCAACAGATTGATGAAATTGAAAGATTTCAATCAGCTCGATGGATTACTCCACCAGAGGCTATGTGGAGAATATTTGGCTTTATTATCAATGAGGTTCATCCAGCAGTCTATAGCTTACATTTACATCTTGAAAATCAGCACCAGGTTACTTTCCGTGCACATGAAAACTTAACAAATGTGATAAACTCTGACTTTTCAGCAAAGTCAATGCTGACTGAATTTTTCGCAACAAATCAAGTTGATCAGAATGCCAGAAAATTGTTGTATAAAGAATTTcctgaattttatgtttggagcCAACAATACAAAATGTGGACTATTCGAAAAAAACAGGTTGTGATAGGTCGAATTGTTACAGCAAATCCTTTTGAAGGAGAAAGGTATTATCTGCGGATGTTATTAAATCATATAAGAGGTCCTTTATCATTTGATCATCTCAAAACTGTCAATGGTATCTTGGCCCCCACATTTCGTGAAGCTGCAACTATGTATGGTTTATTACAGAGAGATGACAGTTTAGAAGAATGCTTATACGAAGCCTCTCTTTACCAAATGCCTTTCAGTTTAAGAAgactatttgcaacaattttggtTTACTGTAATCCTACAAATCCAAGAGATCTCTGGGAACGCTTTGAACAAGATATGTCTGCTGATTTTCAATTAGTTGAAAGTTCTTCATCAACTGTTAGAACTGAAACTTTACGCTCCATCTCCACAATATTTGAATCAATGGGTAGAAACATCAATTCGTTCCATCTTATAGACCAAAACATTGATTTTGATCAAGATGAGTTTTTGTTTAgagaaattgatgatgaattaGCTGTTCCAATTCCAGAAGAAGATCTTCATGCATCAACACTGCTTAATTGCGAACAACAAAATGCTTATAATTCTATCTTACAAAAAGTTTTGTCAAATGAACCTGCGATGTTCTTTATTGATGGTCCTGGTGGTACAGGAAAAACATTTTTATACAAAGCACTCCTTGCTACAACAAGAACAAAGCAATTAATTGCTCTTGCAACTGCTTCATCTGGTGTAGCTGCATCAATCTTACCTGGAGGTCGAACTGCACATTCACGATTCAAAATTCCACTAGATACCAACAAAAATCTCACATGCAGTGTCAGTAAACAAAGTGGACTTGCAAGATTACTACAAAAAGTAAAGTTAATCATATGGGATGAAGCTCCTATGTCAAGAAAAGAATCTATAGAAGCATTGGATAAAATGCTAAAGGATATTAATGATTCAGAATTATCTTTTGGTGGAAAAGTTATTGTATTTGGTGGAGACTTTCGTCAGATTCTACCTGTGGTCCCAAAAGGAACAAGACAACAACAGATTGATGCCAGCTTAGTTTCTTCCTACCTATGGCCAAAATTGACAAAAATTCTTTTAACTGAAAATATGCGTGCAAGATTAGATCCAGACTTCTCAAAATACATATTGGATTTAGGGAATGGGTAA
- the LOC122289385 gene encoding ATP-dependent DNA helicase PIF1-like: MLIPYENDATSLDHLVDTVFHNISDYSTNISNMMNRAILTPKNSYVDEINTLLIQRFPGELKQYYSFDETIDASEQAVMEDFLHTLTPNGLPPHELLLKQNCPIMLLRNINPSEGLCNGTRLICRNFDRNVIHAEIAVGHHSGKKVFIPRIPFLPNPDENSGFPFKRTQFPVKLSFAMSINKSQGQTLDFVGIYLPHPVFSHGQLYVALSRAKTISAIKILIRPISTDELEKNCTKNIVYTDLLTLASSD, from the coding sequence ATGTtaattccatatgaaaatgatgcTACTTCTTTGGATCATTTGGTGGATActgtttttcataatatttctgattattcaacaaatatttcaaacatgaTGAATCGAGCTATATTGACACCAAAAAATAGttatgttgatgaaataaaCACTTTGTTGATTCAGAGATTTCCTGGAGAGTTAAAACAGTATTACAGTTTTGATGAAACAATCGACGCATCTGAACAGGCAGTCATGGAAGATTTCTTACATACTTTAACACCAAATGGACTTCCTCCACATGAATTATTGTTGAAACAAAACTGTCCAATCATGTTATTGAGAAACATCAATCCTTCAGAAGGACTATGCAATGGAACACGACTAATCTGTCGCAATTTTGATCGTAACGTTATTCATGCAGAAATTGCAGTTGGTCATCACAGTGGCAAAAAGGTTTTTATTCCGAGAATTCCATTTTTACCAAATCCTGATGAAAACAGTGGTTTCCCATTCAAACGAACTCAATTCCCTGTTAAACTAAGCTTTGCAATGAGTATAAACAAGTCACAAGGACAGACATTAGATTTTGTTGGGATATACTTGCCACATCCAGTTTTTTCACATGGACAATTATATGTAGCTTTATCAAGAGCTAAGACTATTTCTGCAATCAAGATTCTGATACGACCAATCTCAACTGATGAACTAGAAAAAaactgcacaaaaaatattgtctaCACAGACTTATTAACATTGGCCTCCTCTGACTGA
- the LOC122290438 gene encoding homeobox protein HD1-like — translation MDIEMQAPSLGMIGGGSTGGFSGELAVSGEHQRQFKAEIATHPLYEELLSAHVACLRVATPIDQLPLIDAQLDQSHHLLRSYASQRTHSLSPHERQELDNFLAQYLLVLCNFKEQLQQHVRVHAVEAVVACREIENTLQALTGVSLDEGTGGTMSDDEDDLQIMDFALDQSGADGHDMLGFGPLLPTESERSLMERVRQELKIELKQGFKSRIEDVREEILRKRRAGKLPGDTTSVLKNWWQEHSKWPYPTEDDKAKLVEETGLQLKQINNWFINQRKRNWHSNSQSVTSLKSKRKR, via the exons ATGGATATAGAAATGCAAGCACCGAGCCTGGGAATGATTGGTGGTGGAAGTACTGGTGGTTTTAGCGGTGAATTGGCAGTTTCCGGCGAGCACCAACGCCAATTCAAGGCGGAGATAGCCACTCACCCACTTTATGAGGAGCTTCTGTCGGCCCATGTGGCGTGCCTCCGTGTCGCCACGCCAATCGATCAGTTACCATTGATCGACGCGCAGCTAGATCAGTCTCACCATCTTCTGCGGTCGTATGCCTCGCAGCGTACCCATTCCCTCTCTCCCCATGAACGTCAAGAGCTCGACAACTTCTTG GCACAATATTTGTTAGTTTTGTGCAACTTCAAAGAACAGCTTCAACAACATGTCCGAGTCCACGCCGTTGAGGCTGTCGTGGCTTGCCGTGAAATTGAAAATACCTTGCAAGCCCTCACTG GGGTGAGTCTGGATGAAGGAACGGGTGGAACAATGtcagatgatgaggatgatctGCAGATCATGGATTTCGCTTTAGATCAATCTGGTGCTGATGGGCATGACATGTTGGGATTTGGTCCGCTGCTTCCGACAGAATCTGAAAGGTCACTGATGGAGAGAGTCAGGCAGGAATTAAAGATTGAACTGAAGCAG GGTTTTAAGTCAAGAATTGAAGATGTAAGGGAGGAGATACTGAGAAAAAGAAGGGCAGGAAAATTACCTGGGGACACAACAAGTGTATTGAAGAATTGGTGGCAGGAACACTCAAAATGGCCTTACCCTACT GAAGATGACAAAGCAAAACTTGTAGAGGAGACAGGCTTGCAGCTGAAGCAAATCAATAATTGGTTCATCAATCAAAGAAAGCGCAACTGGCACAGCAACTCTCAGTCGGTGACCTCTTTGAAGTCCAAGCGCAAAAGGTAG